From Amyelois transitella isolate CPQ chromosome 4, ilAmyTran1.1, whole genome shotgun sequence, one genomic window encodes:
- the LOC106140633 gene encoding gustatory receptor 5a for trehalose, whose protein sequence is MWHKFHSKTMSLWIPTKKNKVHVKEIKPNSAPATFQKSLRATLIMGQLFSLLPVVGIYGDNAANVRFVRTSWKCLYSLLSFCGQVFMTSMCIYKLACSVTSLKGTTPIIFYGTTCITMMMFFHMAKSWPSLVQHIARTEQLDPLYDKTLAKRCNITCFVVLMLALMEHILSLLSAFAETMICHPNKMFYEGFVKQFYPWVFNFIPYSPVLGGFTQFLHFQSTFIWNFSDLFVICMSYYLTSRLQHINEKLLDAQGKYLPESFWKSTREDYCRATQLVRRVDDVISGIIFISFANNLFFICLQLFNTLEDGIKGTGECSSRTKRTTLLRGYEAASYFLFSLVYLISRSIAVSLIASQVNTASTVPAPVLYDVPSPVYCVEVQRFLDQVNGDTVALSGLQFFSVTRGLLLTVAGTIVTYELVMFQFNSPSDSTPSLTNVTLTTPTPSL, encoded by the exons ATGTGGCACAAGTTTCACAGTAAAACTATGTCACTCTGGATTCCCACTAAGA AAAATAAAGTGCATGTCAAGGAAATCAAACCTAACAGTGCTCCTGCGACGTTTCAAAAGTCTTTAAGAGCCACACTTATTATGGGACAGTTGTTTTCCCTCCTGCCAGTTGTGGGCATATATGGAGATAACGCTGCAAATGTGAG atttgTACGCACCTCATGGAAATGCCTGTACTCCTTGCTGTCGTTCTGCGGCCAGGTGTTCATGACGAGCATGTGCATTTACAAGCTGGCGTGCTCCGTGACGTCACTCAAAGGAACTA cacCCATTATATTCTACGGAACCACGTGCATAACTATGATGATGTTTTTTCATATGGCTAAATCTTGGCCGAGTTTGGTTCAGCATATCGCCCGAACAGAACAATTGGATCCGCTTTATGATAAAACTTTGGCTAAAAGATGCAACATCACTTGTTTTGTCGTTCTAATGTTGGCCTTAA TGGAACACATCCTATCATTGTTATCAGCATTCGCGGAAACTATGATATGCCAtccaaacaaaatgttttatgaaGGATTTGTGAAACAATTCTATCCGtgggtatttaattttattccgtATTCACCTGTTTTGGGCGGATTCACTcag TTCCTCCACTTCCAGTCGACGTTTATATGGAATTTCTCGGATTTGTTCGTGATATGCATGAGTTATTATCTCACTTCACGCTTGCAGCATATCAATGAGAAGCTTCTGGATGCTCAGGGAAAG tatttACCAGAATCGTTCTGGAAATCAACACGTGAGGACTACTGCCGAGCTACACAGTTGGTTCGAAGAGTTGATGACGTCATCAGTGGAATCATCTTCATATCTTTCGCTAACAACCTCTTCTTCATTTGCCTTCAACTGTTTAATACTTTAGA GGACGGAATAAAGGGTACTGGCGAATGCAGTAGTAGAACTAAAAG AACAACACTGCTCAGAGGTTACGAAGCAGCCTCCTACTTCTTGTTCTCCTTGGTATACCTGATTAGCCGGTCCATTGCAGTGTCCCTCATAGCTTCCCAGGTGAACACGGCGTCCACTGTACCAGCGCCGGTGTTGTATGATGTGCCGTCGCCTGTATATTGTGTTGAG GTGCAAAGATTTCTGGATCAAGTCAACGGCGATACTGTAGCGCTGAGCGGTTTGCAATTTTTCAGTGTAACAAGAGGATTACTTTTGACA
- the LOC132903928 gene encoding gustatory receptor for sugar taste 64f-like, producing MCKNAITIKILAFVSFFSSTSITTILFIRVATKWPSVIREITNSRLDEYVDPQLKIRSSVAAIILLMLASFEYILSQLSTYAHILDCTPQGKLQDVYRRYCLVNYNWLFGAGVPYSLPLGILVQILTSITTINWNYSDIFIVCISLYLISIFDKINEKIESAQKKSYQPWFWGSVREDYTRATRLVRLFDDIISGITFVSFSNHLFFICLQLYNVLQNGVTAKERLPIEDCPNYPSGPFHGYEYSVYFSFSISLIICRFLTVSLLASRVHSAASQPINVLFDIPSQFYCTEIQRFVEEIHSDVVALSGLQFFHIKRSLILSVAGTIVTYELVLLQFDG from the exons atgtgCAAAAATGCTATTACTATAAAGATATTGG CTTTCGTCTCATTCTTCTCCTCCACAAGCATAACTACCATTTTGTTCATCCGTGTTGCTACGAAATGGCCAAGTGTGATTCGTGAGATTACAAATAGCCGTCTGGATGAATATGTGGACCCCCAGTTGAAAATTAGGTCTAGTGTGGCTGCTATAATATTACTCATGTTAGCGTCAT tTGAATACATCCTATCTCAGTTATCAACATATGCACATATTTTGGACTGCACACCGCAAGGAAAGCTTCAGGACGTGTACAGGAGATATTGTCTTGTTAATTACAACTGGCTTTTTGGTGCTGGCGTGCCTTATTCGTTACCTCTAGGCATTCTTGTACAG attttgaCTTCAATAACAACGATAAACTGGAACTACtcagatatatttattgtatgcaTCAGTTTGTATTTGATATCGATTTTCGATAAAATCAATGAGAAAATAGAATCAGCTCAGAAAAAG tcatATCAGCCGTGGTTCTGGGGGTCAGTGAGGGAGGACTACACCCGCGCCACGCGATTGGTCCGTCTGTTTGATGACATCATCAGCGGCATAACCTTCGTGTCGTTTTCCAACCATCTCTTTTTTATCTGTCTTCAGCTTTACAATGTTTTACA AAACGGTGTGACTGCAAAGGAACGTTTACCAATTGAAGACTGCCCTAATTATCCAAGCGG TCCGTTCCATGGGTACGAGTACtcagtatatttttcattctcAATTTCACTCATCATCTGCCGGTTCTTGACCGTCTCGCTTCTTGCTTCGAGGGTCCATTCTGCGGCGTCGCAACCAATAAATGTATTGTTTGATATCCCGTCACAGTTTTATTGCACTGAG ATACAAAGATTTGTAGAGGAAATACATTCGGATGTCGTAGCTTTGAGTGGCCTTCAATTTTTCCATATCAAAAGGAGTCTAATTTTAtcg GTAGCAGGCACCATCGTTACATACGAATTGGTTTTGCTACAATTTGACGGATAA